Proteins co-encoded in one Mycobacterium mantenii genomic window:
- the tpiA gene encoding triose-phosphate isomerase — MSRKPLIAGNWKMNLNHFEAIALVQKIAFALPDKYYDKVDVTVLPPFTDLRSVQTLVDGDKLRLTYGGQDLSQHDSGAYTGDISGAFLAKLGCTFVVVGHSERRTYHHEDDAVVAAKTAAALKHELTPIVCIGEHLDVREAGNHVIHCEEQLRGSLAGLSAEQIGKVVIAYEPVWAIGTGRVASAGDAQEVCSAIRKELGALASPQLAESVRVLYGGSVNAKNVGDLIARDDIDGGLVGGASLDGEQFATLAAIAAGGPLP; from the coding sequence GTGAGCCGCAAACCGCTGATCGCCGGCAACTGGAAGATGAACCTCAACCACTTCGAGGCGATCGCGCTGGTGCAGAAGATCGCGTTCGCGTTGCCGGACAAGTACTACGACAAGGTGGACGTCACGGTGCTGCCGCCGTTCACAGATCTGCGCAGCGTGCAAACCCTGGTCGACGGCGACAAGCTGCGGCTGACCTACGGCGGGCAGGATCTGTCCCAGCACGACTCGGGTGCCTACACCGGCGACATCAGCGGGGCCTTCCTGGCCAAGCTGGGTTGCACGTTCGTCGTGGTCGGGCACTCCGAGCGGCGGACCTATCACCACGAGGACGACGCGGTGGTGGCCGCCAAGACCGCCGCGGCGCTCAAGCATGAATTGACCCCGATCGTGTGCATCGGTGAGCACCTCGATGTCCGCGAGGCGGGAAACCACGTCATTCACTGTGAGGAGCAGCTGCGCGGGTCGCTGGCCGGGCTGTCCGCCGAACAGATCGGCAAGGTCGTCATCGCCTACGAGCCGGTGTGGGCGATCGGCACCGGGCGGGTGGCCAGCGCGGGCGACGCCCAGGAGGTGTGCTCGGCGATTCGCAAAGAACTGGGGGCGCTGGCCTCACCGCAGCTCGCCGAGAGCGTGCGCGTGCTCTACGGCGGATCGGTGAACGCCAAGAACGTCGGCGACCTGATCGCCCGCGACGACATCGATGGCGGTCTGGTCGGCGGTGCGTCCCTGGACGGCGAGCAGTTCGCCACGCTGGCGGCGATCGCCGCCGGTGGGCCGCTGCCCTGA
- the secG gene encoding preprotein translocase subunit SecG: protein MQLALQITLVVTSILVVLLVLLHRAKGGGLSTLFGGGVQSSLSGSTVVEKNLDRLTYFITAIWLVCIIGIALMIKYR, encoded by the coding sequence ATGCAGTTGGCTTTGCAGATCACCCTGGTCGTCACCAGCATCCTGGTGGTGCTGCTGGTGCTGCTGCACCGCGCCAAGGGTGGCGGCCTGTCCACGCTGTTCGGTGGCGGCGTGCAGTCCAGCCTGTCCGGGTCCACAGTGGTGGAAAAGAACCTGGACCGGCTGACGTATTTCATCACCGCCATCTGGCTGGTGTGCATCATCGGCATCGCGCTGATGATCAAGTACCGCTGA
- the ppc gene encoding phosphoenolpyruvate carboxylase produces MVEASDSTLEPIGAVQRTLVGREATEPMRADIRLLGTILGDTVREQNGHGVFELVERARVESFRVRRSEIDRADLARMFDGIDIHQAIPVIRAFSHFALLANVAEDIHRERRRAIHVAAGEAPQDSSLAATYAKLDRAQLDSSTVADALKGAVVAPVITAHPTETRRRTVFVTQHRITELMRLHAEGHRETDDGRDIELELRRQVLTLWQTALIRLSRLQITDEIEVGLRYYAAAFFRVIPQVNAGLRDALRTRWPDADLLNQPILQPGSWIGGDRDGNPNVTGDVVRQATGNAAFTALQHYLAELTACEQELSMSARLVAVTPELTELAEGCGEKARTDEPYRRAVRVVRARLTATSAEILDRRPQHELDLGLPPYDAPAELLADLDTIDASLRAHGSALLADDRLALLREGVRVFGFHLCGLDMRQNSDVHEEVVAELLAWAGVHPDYASLPEDERIELLAAELGTRRPLVGDRAELSELAHKELGVVRAATHAIKRYGPAAVPNYVISMCRSVSDVLEAAILLKEAGLIDASGDAPYCPVGISPLFETIDDLHNGATILHAMLELPIYRALVAARDDSQEVMLGYSDSNKDGGYLASSWAVYRAELALVEVARKTGIRLRLFHGRGGTVGRGGGPSYEAILAQPPGAVNGSLRLTEQGEVIAAKYAEPQAAQRNLESLLAATLESTLLDVEGLGDAAEPAYAVLDEVAVLAQRAYAELVHDTPGFVDYFMASTPVSEIGSLNIGSRPSSRKPTQSISDLRAIPWVLAWSQSRVMLPGWYGTGSAFEQWIAAGPESEDERVDVLHDLYQRWPFFRSVLSNLAQVLAKSDLGLAARYAELVDDEELRRRVFDKIVDEHRRTIAMHKLITGQDNLLADNPALARSVFNRFPYLEPLNHLQVELLRRYRSGDDDELVQRGILLTMNGLASALRNSG; encoded by the coding sequence ATGGTTGAGGCTTCCGATAGCACGCTGGAACCGATCGGCGCCGTGCAGCGCACCCTGGTGGGTCGTGAGGCGACGGAGCCGATGCGGGCCGACATCAGGCTGTTGGGCACCATCCTGGGCGACACGGTTCGCGAGCAGAACGGACACGGGGTGTTCGAGCTCGTCGAACGTGCCCGGGTGGAATCGTTTCGCGTGCGGCGCTCCGAGATCGACCGGGCTGACCTGGCGCGGATGTTCGACGGCATCGACATTCACCAGGCGATCCCGGTCATCCGGGCGTTCAGCCACTTCGCGTTGCTGGCCAACGTCGCCGAGGACATCCACCGGGAGCGGCGCCGGGCGATTCACGTCGCCGCCGGCGAAGCACCGCAGGACAGCAGCCTGGCCGCGACCTACGCCAAACTCGATCGGGCGCAACTGGATTCGTCCACCGTCGCCGACGCGCTGAAGGGCGCCGTAGTGGCCCCGGTGATCACCGCGCACCCCACCGAAACCCGCCGGCGCACCGTCTTCGTCACCCAGCACCGGATCACCGAACTGATGCGGCTGCACGCCGAGGGGCATCGGGAGACCGACGACGGCCGCGACATCGAACTTGAGCTGCGCCGGCAGGTCCTCACGCTGTGGCAGACGGCGCTGATCCGGTTGTCCCGGCTGCAGATCACCGATGAGATCGAGGTGGGGCTGCGCTATTACGCCGCCGCATTCTTCAGGGTGATTCCGCAGGTGAACGCCGGCCTGCGCGACGCGCTGCGGACCCGTTGGCCCGACGCCGACCTGCTGAATCAGCCGATCCTGCAGCCCGGCTCGTGGATCGGCGGTGACCGCGACGGCAATCCGAATGTGACGGGCGACGTGGTGCGCCAGGCCACCGGCAACGCCGCGTTCACCGCGCTGCAGCATTACCTGGCCGAGCTGACGGCGTGCGAGCAGGAGTTGTCGATGTCGGCGCGCCTGGTCGCGGTCACCCCCGAGCTGACCGAACTGGCCGAGGGTTGCGGCGAGAAGGCGCGCACCGACGAGCCGTACCGACGCGCGGTGCGGGTGGTCCGGGCCCGGCTCACCGCGACGAGCGCCGAGATTCTGGACCGGCGACCGCAGCACGAGCTCGACCTGGGGTTGCCGCCGTACGACGCCCCGGCCGAGCTGCTGGCAGACCTGGACACCATCGACGCGTCGCTGCGCGCGCACGGCAGCGCACTGCTCGCCGACGACCGCCTGGCGCTGCTGCGAGAAGGCGTGCGGGTCTTCGGGTTTCATCTGTGTGGCCTGGACATGCGGCAAAACTCCGACGTGCACGAAGAAGTGGTCGCCGAGCTGCTGGCGTGGGCCGGGGTGCACCCGGATTACGCTTCGCTGCCCGAAGACGAGCGGATCGAGCTGTTGGCCGCCGAGCTCGGTACCCGTCGTCCGCTGGTCGGCGACCGCGCGGAACTGTCGGAGCTGGCGCACAAAGAGCTGGGTGTGGTGCGCGCGGCCACGCACGCCATCAAGCGTTACGGACCGGCCGCCGTACCCAACTACGTGATTTCCATGTGCCGCTCGGTCTCCGACGTGCTGGAAGCAGCGATCCTGCTCAAGGAGGCGGGCCTGATCGACGCGTCCGGGGACGCGCCGTACTGCCCGGTGGGCATCTCACCGCTGTTCGAGACCATCGACGATCTGCACAACGGCGCGACGATCCTGCACGCGATGCTCGAACTCCCGATCTATCGTGCGCTGGTGGCCGCGCGCGACGACAGCCAGGAGGTGATGCTCGGGTATTCCGACTCCAACAAGGACGGCGGGTATCTGGCGTCCAGCTGGGCGGTGTACCGGGCGGAGCTGGCCCTGGTCGAAGTGGCCCGCAAGACCGGAATCCGGTTGCGGCTCTTCCACGGTCGCGGCGGCACCGTCGGCCGTGGCGGCGGGCCGAGCTACGAAGCCATCCTGGCGCAGCCGCCCGGAGCGGTGAACGGTTCGCTGCGGCTCACCGAGCAGGGCGAGGTGATTGCCGCCAAGTATGCCGAACCGCAAGCGGCGCAACGTAATCTGGAGAGCCTCCTGGCTGCCACGCTGGAATCCACGCTGCTGGATGTGGAGGGGCTGGGCGACGCCGCGGAACCGGCGTATGCGGTGCTCGATGAAGTGGCCGTGCTGGCGCAGCGCGCGTACGCCGAACTGGTGCACGACACACCGGGTTTCGTCGACTACTTCATGGCCTCCACGCCGGTCAGCGAGATCGGCTCGCTGAATATCGGCAGCCGGCCCAGCTCGCGCAAGCCCACCCAGTCCATCTCGGACCTGCGCGCTATCCCGTGGGTGCTGGCGTGGAGTCAGTCGCGGGTCATGCTGCCCGGCTGGTATGGCACCGGGTCGGCGTTCGAGCAGTGGATCGCGGCGGGCCCGGAAAGCGAAGACGAGCGGGTGGATGTTTTGCACGACTTGTACCAGCGCTGGCCGTTTTTCCGCAGCGTGCTGTCGAATCTGGCTCAGGTGCTGGCCAAGAGCGACCTCGGCCTGGCGGCGCGCTACGCGGAATTGGTGGACGACGAGGAGTTGCGGCGCCGGGTCTTCGACAAGATCGTCGACGAGCACCGGCGGACCATCGCCATGCACAAGCTCATCACCGGCCAGGACAACCTGCTCGCCGACAACCCGGCGCTGGCGCGTTCGGTGTTCAACCGTTTCCCGTACCTCGAGCCGCTCAACCACCTGCAGGTGGAGCTGCTCCGTCGTTACCGTTCCGGCGACGACGACGAATTGGTGCAGCGCGGCATTTTGCTGACGATGAACGGGCTGGCCAGCGCACTGCGAAACAGCGGCTGA
- a CDS encoding bestrophin-like domain, translating into MSASGLPLWLFLGSVIAVAIAIAVGSIWLGTRILPAERYGKEHNPAIASFLTVVGFIYGALLGFTVVTTWEHFSSTQVVVSGEASALTTMYRQTVAMPEPERTEVQELLRKYASAVAGPEWNKQNNDGARAAITRMYRTVGRQQPNVAAKPINQQFLHQLSELASDRNERIVGTKPRIPPLMWAGLIFGAVVLVAFTGFLRMGSPVGHVIVSSTVAVLLGLLLCVVYQLDRSYATDQRITSGPFRHALDIFDSVDNDSRYFPR; encoded by the coding sequence GTGAGCGCATCCGGACTACCCCTGTGGCTGTTTCTGGGTTCGGTCATCGCGGTCGCGATCGCGATCGCGGTGGGCTCCATCTGGCTGGGCACCCGCATCCTGCCCGCCGAGCGGTATGGGAAGGAGCACAATCCGGCGATCGCCTCGTTCCTCACCGTCGTCGGATTCATCTACGGTGCACTGCTGGGCTTTACGGTGGTGACCACCTGGGAACACTTCTCGTCCACTCAGGTCGTCGTCTCCGGCGAGGCGTCGGCGCTGACGACGATGTATCGCCAGACCGTCGCGATGCCCGAACCGGAGCGAACCGAAGTTCAGGAGTTGTTGCGCAAGTACGCGAGCGCCGTGGCGGGCCCGGAGTGGAACAAGCAGAACAACGACGGCGCGCGGGCCGCGATCACCCGGATGTACCGCACCGTCGGCCGTCAGCAGCCCAATGTCGCGGCCAAGCCGATCAATCAGCAATTTCTCCACCAGTTGAGCGAGCTGGCCTCCGACCGTAACGAGCGCATCGTGGGCACCAAGCCGCGGATACCGCCGTTGATGTGGGCGGGCCTGATCTTCGGCGCGGTTGTGCTGGTTGCGTTTACGGGCTTCCTGCGGATGGGCAGTCCCGTCGGCCACGTGATCGTGTCGAGCACCGTCGCGGTTCTGCTGGGCCTGCTGCTGTGCGTCGTGTACCAACTCGACCGCTCGTATGCGACCGATCAACGGATCACGTCCGGGCCGTTTCGGCACGCATTGGACATTTTCGATTCGGTCGACAACGACAGCCGCTACTTCCCGCGCTGA
- a CDS encoding histone deacetylase family protein, with protein sequence MATLLLHHSAFAAHRTAPGHPERPDRYRAVEAALSVPQFDALMREEAEPAELVTTRYVHSNRYVDALEAARPEHGYVYLDGGDTMMEPSTWETALRGVGATLQAVDRVLAGDVQNAFVACRPPGHHAETERAMGFCLFNNISIGARHAQRKHGLMRVAIVDFDVHHGNGTQQVFYSDPSVLYASTHQMPLFPGTGAARETGVGNIFNSPLAPGDGGAELRAAFQDRIVPALQAFSPELIIVSAGFDAHERDPLGSLTMTAADFAWVTRELMKSAETLSDGRLVAVLEGGYDLQGLTDSVTAHVGELLKG encoded by the coding sequence ATGGCCACCTTGCTGCTGCACCATTCCGCGTTCGCAGCGCATCGCACCGCGCCGGGTCATCCGGAGCGGCCGGACCGCTACCGCGCGGTGGAGGCGGCGCTGAGCGTGCCGCAGTTCGACGCCCTGATGCGCGAGGAGGCCGAACCGGCCGAACTGGTGACGACGCGCTACGTGCACTCCAATCGCTATGTGGACGCGCTGGAAGCGGCGCGACCCGAACACGGGTACGTGTACCTCGACGGCGGCGACACCATGATGGAGCCCTCGACCTGGGAGACGGCGCTGCGCGGGGTGGGCGCCACGCTGCAGGCCGTGGACCGGGTGCTGGCCGGTGACGTGCAGAACGCGTTCGTCGCGTGCCGCCCGCCGGGACACCACGCCGAGACAGAGCGGGCCATGGGCTTCTGCCTGTTCAACAACATCAGCATCGGCGCGCGTCATGCGCAGCGCAAACACGGGCTGATGCGGGTCGCCATCGTCGATTTCGACGTGCATCACGGCAACGGAACCCAGCAGGTCTTCTACTCCGACCCGAGCGTGCTGTATGCGTCCACGCATCAGATGCCGCTGTTCCCCGGCACCGGTGCGGCGCGGGAGACCGGAGTCGGCAACATATTCAATTCGCCGCTGGCGCCCGGTGACGGCGGCGCCGAGCTGCGCGCCGCCTTCCAGGATCGGATAGTGCCTGCGTTGCAAGCATTTTCGCCCGAGCTGATCATCGTGTCCGCCGGTTTCGACGCCCACGAACGCGACCCGCTCGGTTCGCTGACCATGACGGCCGCCGACTTCGCTTGGGTCACCAGGGAATTGATGAAATCGGCGGAGACATTGTCCGACGGCAGGTTGGTGGCGGTGCTCGAAGGCGGTTATGACCTGCAGGGCCTCACCGATTCGGTCACCGCGCACGTCGGCGAGCTGCTGAAGGGCTGA
- a CDS encoding ATPase, producing MTVMADRTVRGGQERSRIKTLTQAALNADKTVEQVEDVLDGLSNTMKELSSSLSSLNATVERLETGLDHLDGTMASLDDLAKRLIALVEPVEAIVVRVDEMVKVGETMMSPLAITEHAVRGLVDRLRNRTAQ from the coding sequence ATGACGGTCATGGCAGACAGAACCGTGCGCGGGGGGCAAGAGCGAAGCCGGATCAAGACGCTCACCCAGGCCGCGTTGAACGCCGACAAGACGGTGGAGCAGGTCGAAGACGTACTCGACGGTCTGAGCAACACCATGAAGGAGCTCAGCAGTTCCCTGTCCAGCCTGAACGCCACGGTGGAACGCCTGGAAACCGGTTTGGACCACCTGGATGGCACCATGGCCAGCCTGGACGATCTGGCCAAGCGGTTGATCGCGCTGGTCGAGCCGGTGGAGGCCATCGTCGTCCGGGTCGACGAGATGGTGAAGGTGGGCGAGACCATGATGTCGCCGCTGGCGATCACCGAGCACGCGGTGCGCGGCCTGGTGGACAGGCTGCGCAATCGGACGGCGCAGTAG